A DNA window from uncultured Methanoregula sp. contains the following coding sequences:
- a CDS encoding FHA domain-containing protein yields MNPADKSPTLIVHEESDSLEELSEYLDVLSSSARLRILKFIEKKPRDARAISKEIETSYENTKKHLDKLLSIGVIKKDAGLGAPTSKGIHPVWQYSLVPGGLEAIIRNLGFFSNTRVQIVGSEISRRLDEVKGALSKEVLGNMPAAIVLGGQDDGKLFLLKSDLVNIGRTDADYSAASGNNDVVLSESYTAVTRISKPHGRFVHENGVWYIEDCGSTGGTQLNNRKLEKNVKEQVRDGDLLELAKGSSGVRVLFILPEKT; encoded by the coding sequence ATGAATCCCGCAGATAAGTCTCCCACGCTCATTGTTCACGAAGAATCCGATTCGCTGGAGGAACTGTCAGAGTATCTGGATGTCCTCTCCAGCAGCGCACGGCTCAGGATATTAAAATTCATTGAGAAGAAGCCCCGCGATGCCCGGGCCATCTCAAAAGAGATTGAGACGAGTTACGAGAACACGAAAAAACATCTGGATAAACTCCTGAGCATCGGGGTTATCAAGAAGGATGCCGGTCTCGGGGCACCAACGTCAAAAGGCATTCACCCGGTCTGGCAGTACTCGCTGGTCCCCGGTGGACTCGAAGCTATCATAAGGAACCTCGGATTCTTCTCAAATACGCGGGTACAGATCGTGGGAAGCGAGATCTCGAGAAGGCTCGACGAGGTCAAAGGCGCTCTCTCAAAAGAAGTCCTGGGAAACATGCCTGCGGCGATTGTGCTGGGCGGCCAGGATGACGGGAAACTCTTCCTCTTAAAGAGCGATCTCGTAAACATCGGGAGAACCGATGCGGATTATTCAGCTGCATCCGGTAATAATGACGTGGTCCTTTCCGAAAGTTACACAGCGGTAACGCGCATATCCAAACCCCACGGGAGATTCGTTCACGAGAACGGTGTGTGGTATATCGAGGATTGCGGCAGCACCGGGGGCACCCAGCTGAACAACCGGAAACTTGAAAAGAATGTAAAAGAGCAGGTGCGTGACGGAGATCTTCTCGAACTTGCAAAAGGTTCATCCGGGGTTAGGGTACTGTTCATACTCCCGGAAAAGACCTGA
- a CDS encoding NosD domain-containing protein: protein MIPLHKILRALVIATLILACTVIPVMAAEHIVAPTGAEFSTIQDAVDWSSNGDTIRVQSGTYDENIRLEKKIILIGVDNGNGVPVIEPRSKGDAIRILADDCTIQGFIIQNTEMSSGIYIGSNNNAIRDNIIRNNGDGIYLVSSRKNTISGNEISQNNKYGISLESSSDNRIEQNTFQKNTVGISLDSASAANLIFRNNFLNNQNVISESQTSTWSSVLPYTYTYLGQKAESRMGNYWKDYQGRDTNGDGIGETPYIVSVGTIKTGDKTRQDVLDEFPLMDPRDYYTAVAVAGSSPGLKPTDAGGRTPTLTPVITTTPLPTRTNQVAENPASEAPFSFPRIWPNIPVITLVLSLALVIVIIAAGIMYFRRKKPESGQENGIAPVAKRAASMIKNAIDHVPSPATTQAAQTVQMDETNIALQHSASDQKTYFPRELENKYTDIMFIGRGGIAWVFSAIRKTDGIRVAVKIPISFDEVTGKCFLNEIAAWETLRHENIVEVTAVNILPVPYVEMEYVPSSLEAIEKPLPVWKAVHLITGVTDGLRYAHDHGFIHRDIKPHNILLTDELVPKITDWGMSKVLAAEVKKSSIAGFSLSYAAPEQVSPTEFGRTDERTDIYQLGVVFYELVTGSIPFGGESIVEVGNAILRDSPILPSEYNPEAEVVEKIIMKCLEKMPKDRYQSAAELLAALQGYLDEDDS from the coding sequence ATGATCCCTCTGCACAAAATTCTCCGCGCTCTCGTCATCGCCACGCTCATACTTGCATGTACCGTGATACCCGTGATGGCAGCCGAGCACATTGTTGCCCCGACCGGCGCAGAGTTTTCCACGATCCAGGATGCTGTGGACTGGTCAAGCAACGGGGACACGATCAGGGTGCAGAGCGGAACCTATGATGAGAATATCAGGCTTGAGAAGAAGATCATTCTCATCGGTGTTGACAATGGCAACGGAGTACCGGTCATTGAGCCCCGCAGCAAAGGGGATGCAATCCGGATCCTTGCAGATGACTGCACCATCCAGGGCTTCATTATCCAGAACACCGAGATGTCGTCCGGGATATACATTGGTTCCAATAACAACGCGATCCGCGACAATATCATCAGAAACAATGGTGACGGAATATATCTCGTATCCTCGCGGAAAAACACAATCTCCGGCAACGAGATTTCCCAGAACAACAAATACGGGATATCGCTCGAATCATCTTCCGACAACCGGATTGAGCAGAACACATTCCAGAAGAATACCGTGGGGATCTCGCTGGATTCGGCCTCAGCGGCAAACCTGATCTTCCGGAACAACTTCCTCAACAACCAGAATGTGATATCCGAGAGCCAGACCTCAACATGGAGCTCAGTCCTTCCATACACCTATACTTACCTTGGCCAGAAGGCAGAGAGCCGGATGGGAAATTACTGGAAGGACTACCAGGGGAGAGATACAAATGGCGATGGTATCGGGGAAACGCCTTACATTGTCAGTGTCGGGACCATCAAGACCGGGGACAAAACCCGTCAGGATGTCCTGGATGAATTTCCCCTGATGGATCCGCGGGATTATTATACTGCAGTCGCCGTTGCCGGGAGCAGCCCGGGACTCAAACCAACCGATGCCGGGGGCCGCACGCCTACGCTAACTCCTGTGATCACCACAACCCCGCTCCCCACCCGGACAAATCAGGTTGCCGAAAATCCTGCATCGGAGGCCCCGTTCTCATTCCCCCGCATCTGGCCGAATATTCCCGTTATCACCCTGGTGCTCTCCCTGGCGCTGGTCATCGTCATAATTGCTGCCGGCATCATGTATTTCCGGAGGAAGAAACCGGAGTCCGGGCAGGAGAATGGCATTGCCCCCGTGGCCAAACGGGCAGCATCAATGATAAAAAATGCCATCGACCATGTCCCGTCTCCTGCCACAACGCAGGCTGCACAGACCGTACAAATGGATGAGACAAATATTGCCCTGCAGCATTCAGCATCCGACCAGAAAACCTACTTTCCCCGGGAACTGGAGAACAAGTACACCGATATCATGTTCATTGGGAGAGGGGGTATTGCCTGGGTATTCTCAGCGATCAGGAAGACTGACGGCATCAGGGTTGCTGTCAAGATCCCGATCAGTTTCGATGAAGTGACGGGCAAATGTTTCCTGAACGAGATTGCGGCCTGGGAGACCCTGCGCCACGAGAACATTGTCGAAGTGACTGCAGTCAATATTCTCCCTGTCCCCTACGTTGAGATGGAGTATGTCCCAAGCTCGCTTGAAGCCATAGAGAAGCCTCTTCCGGTCTGGAAAGCGGTTCATCTCATCACGGGGGTTACGGATGGGCTGCGCTATGCTCACGACCACGGGTTCATTCACCGGGATATCAAACCCCACAACATTCTCTTAACCGACGAACTGGTCCCGAAAATAACCGACTGGGGGATGAGCAAGGTGCTGGCAGCTGAGGTCAAGAAATCGAGCATTGCCGGTTTCTCCCTCTCGTATGCAGCTCCCGAGCAGGTTTCACCAACCGAATTCGGGAGGACCGATGAACGAACCGACATCTACCAGCTGGGTGTTGTGTTCTACGAACTCGTGACCGGGTCAATTCCATTCGGCGGAGAGAGCATCGTCGAGGTGGGTAATGCGATCCTGCGGGATTCCCCGATACTGCCTTCGGAATATAACCCCGAGGCGGAGGTTGTCGAGAAGATTATCATGAAATGCCTTGAGAAGATGCCAAAAGACCGCTACCAGTCTGCAGCTGAACTCCTGGCAGCCCTCCAGGGGTACCTTGACGAAGATGACAGCTGA
- a CDS encoding HD domain-containing protein, with protein MESAIRMQTELRESLLSPLAARSGGAVRRFGRKPEDIRTPYSRDADRIVHTRAYTRYIDKTQVFYLVENDHITHRVIHVQLVSKIARTIGRCLRLNEDLIEAIALGHDIGHIPYGHFGETCLSEICEQHGIGKFFHNVQSVRFLDRIEDCDLTLQVLDGILCHNGEADDVRIEPERCGSFMDFDRKVTDHANGSRSRPPMTLEGCVVKFADTIAYIGRDLQDAREIGLIGNDTPIPETCGEVLGHDNGQIINTLIYDLLENSDAEETGYISYSPEVEKSLIELRAFSRVHIYNNPALTTEREKIRRMYATLFSACLEDLERGKRTAKIFADFIDSVPISNNYLSSATRPELVRDFIAGMTDRYFARRYEECVMPRKIVGKFEKTGSAG; from the coding sequence ATGGAATCTGCAATCCGGATGCAGACCGAACTCCGGGAATCGCTTCTCTCACCTCTTGCAGCCCGGAGTGGCGGGGCGGTTCGTCGTTTCGGAAGAAAGCCCGAGGATATCCGGACACCCTATTCGCGGGATGCAGACCGGATCGTCCATACCCGCGCCTATACCCGGTACATCGACAAGACCCAGGTCTTTTACCTTGTGGAAAATGACCATATCACCCACCGGGTCATCCATGTCCAGCTGGTCTCAAAGATTGCCCGAACCATCGGGAGATGTCTCCGTCTCAACGAGGACCTTATCGAGGCGATCGCGCTCGGCCATGATATCGGTCATATCCCTTACGGTCATTTTGGTGAGACATGTCTCTCGGAAATCTGCGAACAGCACGGGATTGGGAAATTCTTTCACAATGTCCAGAGCGTCCGGTTTCTCGACCGGATAGAAGACTGCGACCTCACACTCCAGGTGCTCGACGGGATACTCTGTCATAACGGGGAGGCCGATGATGTGAGGATCGAACCGGAGCGCTGCGGGAGCTTTATGGATTTTGACCGGAAAGTGACTGACCATGCGAACGGATCGCGCTCGCGCCCACCCATGACGCTGGAAGGATGCGTTGTGAAGTTCGCCGACACCATTGCGTACATTGGCCGGGATCTCCAGGATGCCCGCGAGATTGGGTTGATCGGGAACGATACGCCCATCCCGGAGACCTGCGGGGAAGTGCTCGGACACGATAACGGCCAGATCATCAATACCCTGATTTATGATCTGCTGGAGAACAGCGATGCCGAAGAGACCGGATATATCTCCTATAGTCCTGAAGTGGAGAAATCCTTAATCGAACTGCGGGCATTTTCCCGCGTGCATATCTACAACAACCCGGCGCTCACGACAGAACGGGAGAAGATCCGGAGAATGTATGCCACGCTCTTTTCTGCATGCCTTGAGGATCTTGAACGCGGGAAGAGGACTGCAAAAATCTTTGCAGACTTTATCGACAGCGTCCCGATAAGTAATAATTATCTTTCGTCTGCTACCCGGCCCGAACTGGTCAGGGATTTCATTGCAGGGATGACCGATCGCTACTTTGCGAGAAGATATGAAGAGTGTGTGATGCCCAGGAAAATTGTCGGGAAGTTTGAAAAAACAGGCTCTGCGGGTTAA
- a CDS encoding Mrp/NBP35 family ATP-binding protein, with the protein MTKNNTKKPQAEEECKKECSSCPTATTCASAKNGKAGLPPKAEIDVKHVIMVLSGKGGVGKSTVSVNLAYALSAHGKKVGLLDLDMHGPNVPKMLGIEDHKLAMMDNRIEPVHVTGNLSVISMAFLLPDTSTPIIWRGPMKMAAIQQFLSEVNWGPLDYLVVDLPPGTGDEALTIAQLAPNVRGAVVVTTPQDVATMDARKSAKFIEKLGLPVIGIIENMSGMLCPHCGEQIDLFGKGGGKKIAEELSVPFLGAIPLDIEMRKAGDEGRPFIIRRGDSPTWKSVDQVMQELTRIVEG; encoded by the coding sequence ATGACAAAGAACAATACCAAAAAACCGCAGGCAGAGGAGGAGTGCAAGAAGGAGTGCTCGAGCTGCCCGACCGCAACAACCTGTGCATCGGCAAAGAACGGGAAGGCCGGGCTCCCGCCCAAGGCAGAGATTGACGTCAAGCATGTCATCATGGTGCTTTCCGGCAAAGGGGGAGTCGGGAAATCGACCGTTTCGGTCAATCTTGCCTACGCGCTATCCGCCCACGGCAAGAAAGTCGGTCTCCTCGACCTCGATATGCACGGTCCCAATGTTCCCAAGATGCTGGGAATCGAGGATCACAAGCTCGCCATGATGGATAACCGCATTGAGCCCGTCCATGTTACCGGGAACCTCTCGGTCATCTCCATGGCGTTTCTCCTGCCCGACACCAGTACGCCCATCATCTGGCGCGGCCCCATGAAGATGGCAGCGATCCAGCAGTTCCTTTCGGAAGTGAACTGGGGGCCGCTTGACTATCTCGTTGTTGATCTCCCCCCGGGCACCGGTGACGAAGCGCTGACCATTGCACAGCTCGCCCCCAATGTCCGGGGAGCGGTCGTGGTCACGACCCCGCAGGACGTCGCCACCATGGATGCCCGCAAGTCCGCCAAGTTCATCGAGAAACTCGGCCTCCCGGTCATCGGCATCATCGAGAACATGAGCGGGATGCTCTGCCCTCACTGTGGAGAACAGATCGATCTCTTCGGCAAAGGCGGGGGTAAAAAGATTGCAGAGGAACTCAGCGTTCCGTTCCTTGGGGCGATCCCGCTGGATATCGAGATGCGCAAGGCTGGCGACGAAGGCCGGCCGTTCATCATCCGGCGCGGCGACAGCCCGACATGGAAGAGCGTTGATCAGGTCATGCAGGAACTCACCAGAATCGTTGAGGGATGA
- a CDS encoding flagellin, with protein sequence MKKGYSNDNAFTGLEAAIVLIAFVVVAAVFSYVVLGAGFFTTQKSQEVVHTGVQQASSTLEIVGNVYGTGTTGSYINMINFSAALAPGGTNVDFDKVVLTYSNASSLETLSRVGKNTAPNAGQWSIAKVQNEVTNDDVLEKGEQFDIMAQPTNHIVKNDQFQIEIKPAIGAALSVVRTAPASILAVNTLY encoded by the coding sequence ATGAAAAAAGGCTATTCCAATGATAACGCATTCACCGGACTTGAAGCGGCAATTGTGCTCATTGCATTCGTTGTCGTCGCAGCGGTGTTCTCGTACGTAGTGCTCGGTGCTGGTTTCTTCACAACCCAGAAAAGCCAGGAAGTTGTCCACACGGGTGTACAGCAGGCGAGTTCGACCCTTGAGATCGTCGGTAACGTCTACGGTACCGGAACTACAGGAAGCTACATAAATATGATTAACTTCTCCGCAGCATTAGCTCCCGGCGGGACAAATGTCGACTTTGACAAAGTGGTGCTTACGTACAGTAACGCATCCTCGCTTGAAACCCTGTCTCGCGTTGGCAAAAACACTGCACCAAATGCCGGGCAGTGGTCCATTGCCAAGGTCCAGAATGAAGTAACCAACGACGATGTACTTGAGAAAGGAGAGCAGTTTGACATCATGGCTCAGCCAACCAACCACATTGTCAAGAACGATCAGTTCCAGATAGAGATCAAACCGGCTATCGGAGCGGCACTCTCGGTTGTCCGCACTGCCCCGGCATCAATTCTGGCAGTAAACACCCTCTACTAA